A part of Vulcanisaeta moutnovskia 768-28 genomic DNA contains:
- a CDS encoding chromatin protein Cren7 codes for MVTLEDLARKEYEVEGRKLKPTKVWKVQPKGRKGFVMALFKTPDGKTVRKVIAKVDEQGNIIT; via the coding sequence ATGGTCACGTTAGAAGACCTAGCAAGGAAGGAATACGAAGTAGAGGGCAGGAAACTAAAACCAACAAAGGTTTGGAAGGTGCAGCCTAAGGGTAGGAAGGGCTTCGTAATGGCACTGTTCAAGACGCCCGATGGCAAGACAGTAAGAAAAGTCATAGCCAAGGTAGACGAACAAGGAAACATAATAACCTAA
- a CDS encoding saccharopine dehydrogenase C-terminal domain-containing protein, translated as MVSIGVVGLGPMGRAIAYYLVRHTGHVVNGYDASDDAINEARRIGLNNAVKADVRGDETLKRIASENDVIISAVPQSIADQVVLRIHELGKPVIDLIFMWKYDEEIARRLSNGSIIIPAMGWAPGLTNLLAMAAANELEVIEEVGIHVGGNPVSPKPPLYYELLFSLESTIDEYVRPATIIRDGKVVNVEPLTEIFPFQTWLVNGDFAEFYTDGLSTLLVTLPRHFRTLKNAYERTIRWRRHLEVMSVLKDLGLLNDIETAKYVLSKSLKTGTNDFSITVVEARGKISGETAIVRFEGVDYAQGDFTSMARLTGFTAAIVADLAARDEIKGEGLTPIEETYMRNKAILNQVINELKKEGIKIYKTKTIIG; from the coding sequence GTGGTTTCTATTGGTGTTGTTGGTTTGGGTCCTATGGGTCGTGCAATTGCCTACTACTTAGTTAGGCATACGGGTCATGTTGTTAATGGTTATGATGCAAGTGATGATGCAATCAATGAAGCTAGGAGGATTGGACTTAATAATGCTGTTAAGGCTGATGTTAGGGGCGATGAAACCCTTAAACGTATTGCCAGTGAGAATGACGTAATTATTAGTGCAGTCCCACAATCAATCGCTGATCAAGTAGTCCTTAGGATCCATGAGTTAGGTAAACCAGTGATTGACCTAATATTCATGTGGAAGTACGATGAGGAAATAGCTCGTAGGTTAAGCAATGGATCGATCATCATACCGGCCATGGGCTGGGCACCTGGGCTAACGAACCTACTGGCTATGGCTGCGGCTAATGAACTTGAGGTTATTGAGGAAGTCGGCATACATGTTGGTGGTAACCCAGTCAGTCCAAAACCACCGCTTTACTACGAATTACTCTTCTCACTTGAGAGTACTATTGATGAGTATGTTAGGCCCGCAACAATTATTAGGGATGGTAAGGTGGTTAATGTCGAACCCCTTACCGAAATATTCCCATTCCAGACATGGCTCGTTAACGGTGATTTTGCCGAGTTCTATACTGATGGTCTAAGCACGTTATTAGTCACATTACCTAGGCACTTCAGGACTTTGAAAAACGCTTATGAGAGAACTATTAGGTGGAGGAGGCATTTGGAGGTTATGAGCGTTCTTAAGGATCTTGGACTTTTGAATGATATTGAGACTGCTAAGTACGTACTCTCCAAGTCATTGAAGACTGGCACTAATGACTTCTCAATAACGGTTGTTGAGGCTAGGGGTAAGATTAGTGGTGAAACTGCAATTGTTAGGTTCGAGGGTGTTGATTATGCCCAGGGTGACTTCACATCAATGGCTAGGCTAACTGGCTTCACAGCAGCCATCGTGGCAGATTTAGCAGCTAGGGACGAAATAAAGGGTGAGGGACTAACACCGATCGAGGAGACATACATGAGGAATAAGGCCATACTAAACCAGGTAATAAATGAGCTTAAGAAGGAAGGAATAAAAATATACAAAACAAAGACAATAATAGGATAG
- a CDS encoding Gfo/Idh/MocA family protein, whose protein sequence is MKVLVVGIGSMGLNHIKVLTQLKKENLVTEIYAVDIDKQRLDIAKNQGADLVFTDFHEAIPRKPDLGIIALPTRLHYTVTNELMDHMDLLVEKPITEKLGEALDLYRKSKTLGRRVFVGYIERFNPVYKALINDIGNEKPMYVETIRIGKLRGNPQSYGNVLLDLGIHDIDLALNMVNEDKVKVLGNVLRGDPISTAWLMLSIGGSIHVLHVSWDYEFRIRKMHVTLRNRYYEADLLNKVLIRNGTKHMIESTDQLRQELMHVINVLRGIERPIIDITDGIRALAIIDGILMNKSIIDLDELLM, encoded by the coding sequence GTGAAGGTTCTTGTTGTTGGTATTGGTTCAATGGGCTTGAACCACATTAAGGTGCTTACGCAATTGAAGAAGGAGAATCTAGTGACGGAGATATACGCCGTAGACATTGATAAGCAAAGGCTGGACATTGCCAAGAATCAAGGTGCCGATCTAGTATTCACCGATTTTCATGAAGCCATACCACGCAAGCCGGACCTGGGTATAATCGCATTACCAACAAGGCTTCATTACACAGTTACTAACGAACTCATGGATCACATGGACCTATTGGTAGAGAAGCCAATCACCGAGAAACTAGGTGAGGCATTGGACTTATACCGTAAGTCGAAGACTCTCGGAAGAAGGGTTTTTGTGGGTTATATTGAGAGGTTTAACCCCGTATATAAGGCCTTAATTAATGATATTGGTAATGAGAAGCCAATGTACGTAGAGACCATAAGGATTGGTAAGTTAAGAGGTAATCCCCAATCATATGGCAATGTGCTTCTTGACCTTGGAATTCACGATATAGATCTTGCGCTTAATATGGTCAATGAGGATAAGGTTAAGGTCCTGGGTAATGTACTTAGGGGTGATCCCATTAGTACGGCATGGCTCATGCTTAGCATCGGTGGTTCTATACATGTCCTTCATGTATCCTGGGATTACGAATTTAGGATAAGGAAAATGCATGTAACATTAAGGAATAGGTATTATGAGGCTGACTTATTAAATAAGGTACTTATTCGTAATGGAACAAAGCACATGATAGAGAGTACTGATCAATTAAGGCAGGAATTAATGCATGTAATAAATGTTTTAAGGGGTATTGAGAGGCCAATCATAGACATTACTGATGGCATTAGGGCATTAGCTATAATTGATGGTATATTAATGAATAAGTCCATTATAGACCTGGATGAATTACTAATGTGA
- a CDS encoding tRNA (adenine-N1)-methyltransferase, giving the protein MPIKEGDYVLIVGDSVRSVVRIVKGSRISTIRGIINTDDVIGREYGTVIKTNLGYNMALLRPLITDILLEKANRITQVIYPKDAAQIIINTGIGPGSRVAEAGVGSGFMTAMLAYYVKPNGKIYGYDKREDSISVARKNLEMLGLIDWVELRLRDVTNDGFLERDLDAVVLDMGDPWNAIPKATEALRSDGVLVVYVPTVNQVLKVLNAMNKINYVDIRMFDVMVREWKTEPTEVRPQTWINAHTGYLIIGRRTIMPVTQPAK; this is encoded by the coding sequence ATGCCAATTAAGGAGGGGGATTACGTATTAATCGTTGGTGATAGTGTTAGATCAGTGGTTAGGATTGTTAAGGGTTCTAGGATCAGTACGATAAGGGGTATCATAAATACTGATGATGTGATAGGCCGTGAATATGGTACAGTGATAAAGACAAACCTGGGTTATAACATGGCCTTATTAAGGCCGTTGATCACGGATATCCTCCTAGAAAAGGCCAATAGGATCACTCAAGTAATATACCCCAAGGATGCTGCTCAAATAATAATTAATACCGGCATAGGCCCTGGCAGCAGGGTTGCAGAGGCAGGTGTTGGTAGTGGATTCATGACCGCAATGCTTGCCTATTATGTGAAACCTAACGGTAAGATTTACGGATATGACAAGAGGGAAGATTCAATAAGTGTTGCGAGGAAGAACCTTGAAATGCTTGGCCTTATTGACTGGGTTGAGTTACGCTTAAGGGATGTAACTAATGATGGATTCCTCGAGAGGGATTTAGATGCCGTGGTTCTAGACATGGGTGATCCGTGGAATGCAATACCCAAGGCAACAGAGGCCCTAAGATCAGATGGAGTTCTAGTCGTGTACGTACCCACAGTGAATCAAGTGCTTAAGGTTCTCAATGCAATGAACAAAATTAACTATGTCGATATTAGAATGTTTGATGTCATGGTTAGGGAATGGAAGACCGAACCCACTGAGGTTAGGCCACAGACGTGGATAAACGCCCACACCGGTTACTTAATAATTGGTAGAAGGACAATCATGCCGGTAACTCAACCGGCCAAGTAA
- a CDS encoding ribosome biogenesis/translation initiation ATPase RLI: protein MPVRIAVVDKDLCQPRKCSQECIRFCPIVRGGKRAIYMDEQLGHPVITDLCTACGICIRKCPFEAITIVNLPSELGEDCVHQYGPSGFKLFRLPMPKLGRVLGIIGQNAMGKTTIAKILAGELMPNLCTNAQTSVDDVIRFFRGTELQPYLSKLYKGEIKVVHKPQYIELIPMYVKGTVKDVLMKISSDEGNVMKIAEKLNLMYLLDRDVSKLSGGELQRLAIAAALLRNSDTYIFDEPTTHLDIVERLRVAEAIKDTASGNKYVIVIDHDLAVLDYLADQVVILYGKPGAYGVVSHMRGAREGINEYLNGYLTSENMLIRREPIKFRVKPAPRPIQREHILLEWTDLTKKLSDFELEVKAGVIHRGEVIGVLGPNGIGKTTFARLLVNEIEPDSGVVIPHGEVRISYKPQYVRDLAVKYGDKTVREYLAMIAGNDFNSRIIWPDLANGLSLTPLMDRELSSLSGGELQRVVVAGSLLKDAEVYLLDEPMAYLDIEQRVRVASVIRRIIEERDVVALVIEHDITMIDYLSTSVMIFLGEPGKHGIAEPPTDLRTGMNEFLRSQDVTFRREPQVGRPRINKRYSYLDRLQRELDEYYYYMSTEESEETGNQ from the coding sequence ATGCCCGTCAGGATAGCTGTTGTTGATAAGGACCTATGCCAACCAAGGAAGTGCAGCCAAGAGTGCATTAGGTTCTGCCCAATAGTTAGGGGTGGTAAGAGGGCAATATACATGGATGAGCAGTTGGGTCATCCTGTCATAACAGACCTATGTACAGCCTGCGGTATATGCATTAGGAAATGCCCCTTTGAGGCAATAACCATTGTTAACCTACCAAGTGAATTAGGCGAGGACTGCGTTCATCAGTATGGCCCCAGTGGCTTCAAGCTCTTTAGACTACCCATGCCCAAGTTGGGGAGGGTGCTTGGAATAATTGGCCAGAATGCCATGGGTAAGACAACAATAGCCAAGATACTTGCTGGCGAATTAATGCCGAATCTATGCACTAATGCGCAGACTTCCGTGGATGATGTCATAAGGTTTTTCAGGGGCACGGAGTTACAACCCTACTTATCAAAGCTCTATAAGGGTGAGATTAAGGTTGTTCATAAGCCTCAATATATCGAGTTAATACCCATGTATGTTAAAGGTACGGTTAAGGACGTGTTAATGAAGATAAGCAGTGATGAGGGTAATGTCATGAAGATTGCAGAAAAACTAAATCTGATGTACCTGCTTGATAGAGATGTTAGTAAGTTAAGTGGTGGTGAACTTCAGAGACTCGCTATTGCTGCGGCATTACTTAGGAATTCGGATACGTACATATTCGATGAACCAACAACGCACCTAGACATTGTTGAAAGACTAAGAGTTGCTGAGGCAATTAAGGACACTGCTAGTGGTAATAAGTACGTGATCGTTATAGACCACGATTTAGCCGTGCTTGATTACCTAGCCGATCAAGTTGTTATTCTTTACGGTAAGCCTGGCGCATATGGCGTAGTGTCCCACATGAGGGGCGCCAGGGAGGGTATTAACGAATACCTTAATGGTTACTTAACAAGTGAGAATATGCTAATTAGGAGAGAACCCATTAAGTTTAGGGTTAAACCAGCACCAAGGCCTATTCAAAGAGAGCACATATTACTTGAGTGGACTGACTTAACGAAGAAGCTTAGTGATTTTGAGCTTGAGGTTAAGGCTGGAGTCATACATAGGGGTGAGGTCATTGGCGTGCTAGGTCCCAACGGGATTGGCAAGACCACATTTGCTAGACTCCTTGTTAATGAGATAGAGCCTGATTCCGGCGTTGTAATTCCTCATGGTGAGGTCAGGATTAGTTATAAGCCTCAGTACGTTAGGGATTTAGCCGTTAAGTATGGTGATAAGACAGTTAGGGAGTACTTAGCCATGATAGCAGGTAATGACTTTAACTCAAGGATTATCTGGCCTGACCTGGCTAATGGATTATCATTAACTCCATTAATGGATAGGGAGTTATCAAGCCTAAGTGGTGGTGAGCTTCAAAGAGTCGTTGTAGCCGGGTCATTACTTAAGGATGCGGAGGTTTACCTGCTTGATGAGCCAATGGCTTACCTGGATATTGAGCAAAGAGTTAGGGTTGCGTCAGTAATTAGGAGGATAATTGAGGAGAGAGATGTGGTTGCTCTGGTGATTGAGCATGACATAACAATGATTGATTATTTAAGTACCTCGGTCATGATATTCCTCGGAGAACCAGGTAAGCATGGTATTGCAGAACCACCAACAGACCTAAGAACTGGTATGAATGAGTTTCTGAGGAGTCAGGATGTGACGTTTAGGAGAGAACCACAGGTAGGTAGGCCGAGAATAAACAAGAGGTACTCATACCTAGACCGCCTACAGAGGGAACTCGATGAGTATTATTACTATATGAGCACTGAGGAAAGTGAAGAGACAGGTAATCAATGA
- a CDS encoding indolepyruvate oxidoreductase subunit beta, translating into MRLNIYLAGVGGQGLVTFATILGDAAIRAGYKALVAETHGLSQRGGSIDVHVRIGDVDAPLIPKGGADIIVAFEILEAFRALDYANENTIFIVNRRLIRPTATKQKIPSIEDLESMLKGSIKNIYIVNAYNDAIRLGNVIYENTVILGALYSIMKLSNYIPQNIIEESIRTNIRRDTDKNLKAFAQGLKYGSNNNNKQ; encoded by the coding sequence ATGAGACTTAACATATACCTAGCTGGGGTCGGAGGTCAGGGATTAGTGACCTTCGCGACAATACTTGGCGATGCAGCAATAAGGGCTGGTTACAAGGCATTGGTTGCAGAAACTCACGGCCTCAGTCAAAGGGGTGGTTCCATAGATGTTCATGTTAGGATAGGGGACGTGGATGCGCCACTAATACCTAAGGGAGGCGCTGATATTATTGTCGCGTTCGAAATACTCGAAGCATTCAGAGCCCTTGACTATGCTAATGAAAATACAATATTTATAGTAAATAGGAGGTTAATAAGGCCAACAGCAACGAAACAGAAAATACCAAGTATAGAGGATCTAGAGAGCATGTTGAAAGGGAGCATTAAGAATATTTACATTGTGAATGCCTACAACGATGCCATTAGACTGGGTAATGTAATCTACGAAAACACGGTAATACTGGGCGCCCTATACTCAATAATGAAACTAAGCAATTACATACCACAAAACATAATTGAGGAATCAATTAGAACAAACATTAGGAGAGACACCGATAAAAACCTGAAGGCCTTCGCACAGGGCCTAAAATACGGCAGCAATAACAATAATAAGCAATGA
- a CDS encoding AbrB/MazE/SpoVT family DNA-binding domain-containing protein: MNRGIKVNGLPYRTRVYINNQVLIPSNLVKLLGIEKSLFANVVIRHEGRIINISRVKLLRNRRATSRQFTIPREVREAYGVKPLDEIEIVNIEPAETINNRRDELLRH, from the coding sequence ATGAATAGGGGGATAAAGGTTAATGGGCTTCCCTACAGGACCCGTGTTTATATAAATAACCAAGTCCTGATACCATCAAATCTCGTGAAACTCCTTGGTATTGAGAAAAGCCTATTTGCTAATGTGGTTATTAGGCATGAGGGTAGGATTATCAATATTAGTAGAGTTAAGTTGTTGAGGAATAGGCGTGCCACTTCTAGGCAGTTTACTATTCCTAGGGAGGTTAGGGAGGCCTACGGCGTTAAGCCTCTTGATGAGATTGAGATAGTGAATATTGAACCTGCCGAGACCATTAATAATAGGAGAGATGAATTATTACGACATTAG
- a CDS encoding MFS transporter, whose protein sequence is MVGYFLTLLGYAFTMIARPVGNALFGNFADRIGRRDTLMIMSALTAAIPTYAQVGWVAFWVYALIRFILGVFVGGEYAAGHPFAMEYSAPRWRAVSFLC, encoded by the coding sequence GTGGTTGGTTATTTCCTGACTTTGCTTGGTTATGCCTTTACGATGATTGCGAGGCCTGTGGGTAATGCCTTGTTTGGTAATTTTGCTGATAGGATTGGTAGAAGGGATACGTTGATGATAATGAGTGCTTTAACGGCCGCAATACCCACATACGCCCAGGTTGGTTGGGTTGCTTTTTGGGTCTATGCCTTGATTAGGTTCATACTTGGTGTGTTTGTTGGTGGTGAGTACGCGGCCGGTCATCCATTCGCCATGGAGTACTCAGCGCCCAGGTGGAGAGCTGTTTCCTTTTTGTGTTAA
- the iorA gene encoding indolepyruvate ferredoxin oxidoreductase subunit alpha, giving the protein MSNCTTRLILGNHAIAHGALEAGVAVAAGYPGTPSSEIIEYLIDYGKEFGIYAEWSSNEKVAFEVAYGAALSGARSMTTMKHVGLNVAMDPLMSSAYTGVKGGFVIVTADDPNMWSSQNEQDNRWVGLHAYIPVFEPYDPQSAKDFIRLAIEFSEKYGHPVMMRTVTRVSHVRGPVTICTPEVPKYAREYVKDPRRHALIPAHARSLKEDLLRRWSNIERGVNELPHTYINDGKTLIITSGVAFTYALETVKNYGIRASILNVATPVPLPRKVITDAVTRTDKVIVIEEGDPVIEYQLKALLYDEGIRVPILGKAENIFNRVGELTINSVMSGLSKVLDIENPLTSIKTVKVDYTPPSRPPVFCPGCPHAASFYELKVATAKSGVKPVFSGDIGCYSLGINNPFNEQDLLTNMGSSLGLGMGLYHGTNGRTMVISIIGDSTFFHAGLPALVNAVYNKTPMLILILDNRVTAMTGGQPNPTSAINIEDVAKAVGVDYARTIDPFDSKRAQEVLMEAMNIVKKGGVAVVVMKRGCALEAARLFRNYVTRYYVNPDACKACGICYNLIACPAIVPLENRKAWIDPNMCVGCSVCAQVCPYDAIKPEGNVKDWLRKWAEM; this is encoded by the coding sequence ATGAGTAACTGCACGACTAGGTTAATACTTGGTAATCATGCGATTGCCCATGGAGCATTGGAGGCTGGGGTAGCGGTTGCTGCTGGCTATCCAGGTACACCATCAAGTGAAATAATTGAGTACCTAATTGATTATGGTAAGGAGTTCGGAATCTACGCTGAGTGGAGTAGTAATGAGAAGGTTGCCTTTGAGGTGGCCTATGGCGCAGCTCTCTCTGGCGCTAGGTCAATGACAACAATGAAGCACGTGGGACTTAACGTAGCCATGGACCCACTAATGTCAAGTGCCTATACAGGCGTTAAGGGCGGATTTGTTATAGTCACGGCTGACGATCCAAACATGTGGAGTAGTCAGAACGAACAAGACAATAGGTGGGTTGGTCTCCATGCCTATATCCCTGTCTTTGAGCCTTATGATCCGCAGAGCGCCAAGGACTTCATAAGGCTTGCCATTGAATTTAGTGAGAAGTATGGTCATCCAGTAATGATGAGGACAGTCACCAGGGTATCCCATGTAAGGGGCCCAGTAACAATATGTACACCAGAGGTTCCTAAATACGCAAGGGAGTACGTTAAGGATCCAAGAAGACACGCACTAATACCTGCGCATGCCCGTTCACTTAAGGAGGATCTACTAAGGAGGTGGAGTAATATTGAGAGAGGTGTTAATGAATTGCCACATACCTACATTAATGATGGTAAAACCCTCATAATAACCAGTGGTGTAGCCTTTACATACGCATTAGAGACCGTTAAGAATTACGGCATAAGAGCAAGCATATTAAATGTGGCGACTCCTGTCCCATTACCCAGAAAGGTCATTACTGATGCTGTTACTAGGACTGATAAGGTTATTGTTATTGAGGAGGGAGATCCAGTAATTGAGTATCAATTAAAGGCCCTACTTTATGATGAGGGCATTAGGGTGCCAATACTTGGTAAGGCTGAGAACATCTTTAACAGGGTTGGTGAATTAACAATTAATTCCGTAATGAGTGGATTATCAAAGGTCCTCGATATTGAAAACCCACTTACATCAATAAAGACTGTTAAGGTTGATTACACACCACCGTCAAGACCACCAGTCTTCTGCCCAGGATGCCCGCACGCAGCATCATTCTATGAATTAAAGGTTGCCACGGCAAAGTCAGGCGTTAAACCCGTATTTAGTGGTGATATTGGTTGCTATAGCCTAGGTATTAATAACCCATTCAATGAACAGGATTTACTAACGAACATGGGTAGTTCCCTAGGTCTAGGCATGGGTCTCTATCACGGTACTAATGGTAGGACCATGGTAATATCAATAATTGGAGACTCAACATTCTTCCACGCAGGCCTACCCGCCCTAGTTAACGCGGTCTATAACAAGACACCAATGCTGATACTGATCCTCGATAATAGGGTTACAGCAATGACGGGTGGTCAACCAAATCCCACAAGTGCAATTAACATTGAGGACGTTGCCAAGGCAGTAGGTGTGGATTATGCGAGGACCATAGATCCATTTGATAGTAAGAGGGCTCAGGAAGTTCTGATGGAGGCCATGAATATTGTTAAGAAGGGTGGTGTTGCAGTCGTGGTAATGAAGAGAGGCTGTGCGCTAGAGGCCGCCAGGTTATTTAGAAATTACGTGACGCGTTACTACGTGAACCCAGACGCCTGTAAGGCCTGTGGAATATGCTATAACCTAATTGCATGCCCAGCAATTGTGCCCCTTGAAAATAGGAAGGCTTGGATTGACCCCAACATGTGCGTTGGATGCTCGGTATGCGCCCAGGTTTGTCCATACGATGCTATTAAGCCGGAGGGCAATGTTAAGGATTGGCTAAGGAAGTGGGCTGAAATGTGA
- the sepP gene encoding undecaprenyl-diphosphatase SepP: MNFRVERKHLYIALTLYLLYILLTIYVVTSGEGTSLNTYLFFAIFNNKLPQLTPLLTVISIDDYGRAFFWIPVALILWYSGGRYRRVSVLMVSAFVISLILGELMKHVLYEPRPFLVLHIVPLIHEQPDSSYPSGHALIVSTGAYSAIMTLPWYISLPLTAEALLVSYGRIYVGVHWPLDVIAGWLLGIANVELVLALPWYYEIVYIIMKKLLGRLSYRHDCPSTNY, encoded by the coding sequence ATGAATTTTAGGGTTGAGCGTAAACACCTCTACATCGCACTAACGCTATACCTGCTCTATATCCTATTAACGATCTATGTAGTTACAAGTGGAGAGGGCACCTCACTAAATACCTACTTATTCTTCGCAATTTTTAATAATAAGTTACCTCAATTAACGCCGTTACTAACGGTGATTAGCATTGATGATTATGGTAGGGCGTTCTTCTGGATACCTGTGGCCCTGATACTCTGGTACTCCGGCGGTAGGTACAGGAGGGTCAGTGTTCTCATGGTTTCGGCCTTCGTGATAAGCCTAATACTCGGTGAATTAATGAAGCACGTACTATACGAGCCAAGGCCATTTCTAGTACTGCATATAGTGCCATTGATTCATGAGCAGCCAGACTCCTCATACCCATCAGGCCACGCATTGATCGTTAGCACTGGGGCGTACTCGGCGATAATGACATTGCCTTGGTACATATCGTTACCCCTAACCGCGGAGGCACTGCTTGTCTCCTATGGTAGGATTTACGTCGGTGTTCACTGGCCGTTGGACGTGATTGCAGGTTGGTTATTGGGGATTGCCAATGTTGAGCTTGTACTTGCGCTACCTTGGTACTACGAAATTGTTTACATAATAATGAAGAAATTACTTGGCCGGTTGAGTTACCGGCATGATTGTCCTTCTACCAATTATTAA